The Lagenorhynchus albirostris chromosome 12, mLagAlb1.1, whole genome shotgun sequence nucleotide sequence aggcgcGCCGCGTGGAGAGCTCGACTGAGAATTAAAGGGAGCGAACAAAGAGAACGCCCAGCAGCCGCCCGCCAGCGCCTTGCCGCTGCATCAGGAGACGTCAGTCAAGCCCGGAAGGCTGTTGGAATCCGCCTCCCTGCGAAAAGCTCAAGTAAATAATTGATGGCGATTGACGCGGTCCAGGACAAAGCTTTGAGGAAAGCCAGTGCATCCGATTTCGAGCGGTTTGGGAATCTTCCGCCGAGTAAGGGGTATGCGAGTGCAGCGAGGACTGTGAGCTTGGCTACCGGTCTTCCATCGCGGGCGTGGCTCTGGCCTTTTTGTCTTCTTGCCGCCCGCCCCTCCGCCTCCGCACTCCgccttcttctcttcccttttgaaAGTAGCCTCTCTCTGGTTACTTCTACGCAGTCGTCCCTTGCaatcccgccccctcccctgcccagtcCGGTGAGGCCAGCTCACGAATATCAGTGCACTTCCCGGGGAGCGTCTGGCACGGCTTGGTACCTTGCGTGTTCGCCTGCTCAGAGCCGCAGCTCCAGCCCAGCCGCGGGCCGCCAAGGAGTAATCCGCTCTTCCGGCCGTTGAGCCTCCACGTTAACGCCATTGTTTGGAGAAACAGAGTGGGTGTGGAACTGGGGCGAACCGGTCCAAAGTCAAAAGTGCTCAGCCAGATAGTCGCATATATAAAACTACGAAGTTAAACTCTCCTCGTCTCCGAAAAGACACAGTAAGAACCCTGAGGTCCCCGGAAGATCAGAAGGAAAGCGCTGTTGATTTGCTCCAGCCTCAAAACATCGCCTCTGCCAAGAAGTGAGCAGTTCTGGATTTTCTaaagggatggggagggtgagTGGGCAGATAAAACTTGAGATTAAAATTGTTGGTTTAGGCCGTGCTGGGGTTGCTGGGTTGGCGAATTTCACAGGAGAAGCCTCAAAGAGACACAGCATCCTGGTACTTTGTGAGAACCACGTGACAGCAGCCAGGTACCTTTGATTGTGGGAGCCGAGTTCCTGGAACTCGAGCTTTCTCTTGCGATAGAGCTGTATGGGGGCCGAATTAAGCGTTCTCTGGTGGCTCTCAGCTTCAGAGTGGTTCTGCCTAATTCGAAACAAAAATAAGTTTGCATTGGCAATATAACTTATTTGGGTGATCCCGGTTAGTGTGACCTGCTAGTGAACTAGACCAGATATTCTAGGAGCATGTTGCTCTGGGAGAACACGTAGAAAATAAGTTGATGGAtgactcctccctctccctccccatgtcttctTTGTTCACTGTTATTTTCCAAATTGAGTTGGAAGgagatcccagaaagagaaagggaggtggAGGAGCCTTCCagtaatatttctttataaagtGAGGGATTACTACACATTGACTAAGCTATGATACTTAGACAATAACAGGACTAATGCTAGTAAAGTAACTAGCAAGTATCTCCTCCCCTAataggaggatttttttttaagcagaactTTCTGCCTAGTCATGCCCTTTTCAGTCATGCCCTTTAGAGAGAAATTATATTTCTAAGGAAAACGCACCTAACTGACTAGCTGACTAAGCAGCTGGATCACTAGGGAGAAAAAACCAGGAGGCAGTGGGTTTTGAGTTGctattttccagattttaaaagCCAGTGATGGATTTAtcttggaaaaaatacaaaacagaagttGATCTTACCACCGTGAGTGAGGATGCACCAGCCTTCTTGGGTGCAGGGTCATTCTGTCTTAGCATTTGGCTTCATGGAAAGGACTGGGCACTTTAAAAGTACACCTTTGCCTGTTATGTACCATCTGAGAAGGTgcttaataatgaaaataactttGTTTAGCAATTACACTTAAAACTAAAGCAATTCACAAGAACATTGAAATTTAGATAAGTGCAGAAAAAGTTATCACCTGTAATTTAAGAAATTGTGCAGAGCCACCAATAAATTTttccaaatgatttttaatttatttctcaaaactaaaaaataaataaattaaaagaaaaagaaaaatcccttcAGCTCTGCTAATGACTAAACCACATAGATGATTTTTAATGCCATATTTTCTTGAAACTGAAGTTGGCTTAAAGTCATTCATTACTTATATTCTCTTTTAATTCTAGTCTAAAGGAAATTGGGTGTATTTCTCTCACAAAATGCAACATTAAGGGCTAGAGCTGTTTGAGAAAAGTATCATTTATCCATAACAAGTGTTCTCTAAGAAAAACCCTttcataactcttttcatctaaTTGACACTTGGGAATATCAATTAAAACTTTCTCCATGAAATTAGGCTTTGAAACGCAGATTTGATAGTGAGGAAACCAAAGCTGAAAAATCAGGGTATTGACAGTTCTAGCCTTTggacttcttttccttctgaagCTTCTTGACCTTATcttcttaaacaaacaaacaaacaaaaaactcccttCCCATCAATTCCTTTCTGATTCCATCCTTGCCATAACCTGCTACCGTGAGAATGGGAGGTTCAGCGGCTTTCAGATCTTCATTTTACTGAGGTGGCGTGAGATGGAGATAGCGCCTCCCTGGACAAAATGAGAATTGACAATTCTACATCCTAGTTCTAAAGTCTAGTCTTCTATTAAGCGCTGTCCAAATCTCATTTTCtagggcttctcttgttacggaaaCTCACTCTTTGCTCTGTAACAATGTAGACACGCTGTgtgctttccttcttttgtttctgtcccagattagaaaggaaggtTGCTGGCagtgaggagggaagagagtgaTCTGGTGATAGACTATTGTAAATCGCCTCTGATAGATTCTTCCTAGACCGCAATGAGTCAGCCACCGACGGGGGGCGCTGCCCCTGCCACAGCCGCAGCTTCTGCCGCCACAGCTGCCACTGAGGCTCGCTTGCACCCGGAGGGCAGCAGCAGAAAGCAGCAGCGTGCTCAGTCACCCGCTAGACCGAGAGACAATTCGGTCCGACAGACCACCGCGGCCACCCGGTCCCCGGTAGGGGCTGGCACTAAACTCAATTCTATTCgacagcagcagctgcagcagcagcagggcaACAAGACCGGGAGCCGCACGGCGCCTCCGGCCAGCGCCCGAGGAAGCGGAGGAGGGGCGGAGAAGGCCGCGCCCCTGGCGCCCAAGGGGGCCGCGCCGGGAGCTGTCCAGTCCTTGGCTGGTGCTGAAGTGGCCCCCGTGGCGACCCTGGCCCCGGTGGGTGTCAGGAGGCCTGGCGCGTCGGAGGAGCCGCCCCGGGAGCTAGAGCCCGCGTCCTCTAAACTCGGGGAACCCCCTCCTCtcggagaaggaggaggagggggtggggaaggaggaggagccgGCAGCGGctctggggaaagggaggggggcgctccgcagccgccgccgccgcccaggGGCTGGCGAGGGAAAAGCGTACGCGCTCAGCCGAGGGGCGGCAGCGGCGCGGAGGGGGCCTCCCCCTCGCCATCCACCTCCTCTGCGGGCAAAACCCCAGGCTCCGGCAGCAGAAACTCAGGGATTGGCGTTGTGGGGCCTGGCAGCGGTGGCGGAGGGAGCTACTGGAAGGAAGGATGTCTGCAGTCTGAGCTCATCCAGTTCCATCTCAAGAAAgagcgggcggcggcggcggcggccgcggctcAGATGCACAGTAAGaacggcggcggcggcagcaacCGCAGCTCTCCGGTCGCTGGCGCCCCTGCCATTTGTGAGCCCCTCGcagtccctcccacctccccaatgGCGGCGGCAGCAGAGGGCCCCCAACAGGGCGCAGAGGGCAGcgcgagcggcggcggcggcatgCAGGCAGCGGCGCCCCCTTCGTCGCAGCCGCACCCGCAGCAGCTCCAGGAGCAGGAGGAAATGCAGGAGGAGATGGAGAAGCTGCGGGAGGAAAACGAGACTCTCAAGGTGAGGAGGGTGTGGGGGACGGGttggaggaggggaggtgtgggccTCGGAGCATTAGGGCGTGTCCTGGCGGGAGTGAGAGGCTGCTAACCTGTTAGGGAGccttcaagagggaggggaacaGGAAATGAGGGGAGGGGGTCCCTAGGCCCTTTCCGGATCTAAAAGGGCTTTGCGATCAGCAGCGTTAGGTTTTTATTTAGATCCAAATCTGGGCCTTCGTTTCTCCTATTATTATGGTTTGGCTCACTTTTTCACGGACAGAGCTGGAGTAGGAGAGCGAGGGAAGGCCTAAAGAGGGCCcgttttttctagtttcttcttgTTCATTCAGCTCCGGGTCATTCCTGTCTCATGGAGAGGGAGCAGTAAAGCTGAGAATTTGGAGCTGGGATGGGGTGTAGACGGTGTATGTCCGAGGGGTGGGAGGCGAAGCTAATTTTGACCCGCGGCCTGTCACCGCCTCAGAACGAGATCGATGAACTGAGGACCGAGATGGACGAGATGAGGGACACTTTCTTCGAGGAGGATGCCTGCCAACTGCAGGAAATGCGCCACGAGTTGGAGAGAGCCAACAAAAACTGCCGGATCCTGCAGTACCGCCTCCGCAAAGCCGAGCGCAAAAGGCTCCGCTACGCGCAGACCGGGGAGATCGACGGGGAGCTGTTGCGCAGCCTGGAGCAGGACCTCAAGGTCTGCGGCGCCGGGGCCCGGGGGGCGCGCGGCAGGGGCGGTGGGTGGGGACTCAGGTCACGGGCGCTTTGCGTTGAAAGGCCTTCAGTGGTGATTGGCAAAGAGCTCTAGGGACACGGAGTTTCGCAGCGCCAATCACAGAATGTCAAGGTCccggaaagggaagaggaaaaacgGACAGGTGGGTCTGAAGAGTCCTGTGTGGGGGGAGGGTCTTGCAGAGAGCGAGCTCTGCGGGCTGCCCTGGGAGCCACGGTGACGATTACAGAGGTGGTGGGAGGAGGGCGCCTCCTTCCGCGGCGGAAACGGCGTGGCCGAGCGCAGGCCTTGATCTGACTTCCAGAGACTGTCCTCCAAGCGCAGGCCAGATGGAGTCAGGCCCTCTGGAGCAGCGCGGTGAAGACTCCTTCAGTGGAGTTGAAGCCCAGAATAGGAACAGCACTGGAAAGATATTAGAGTTAAGATTTCTCTCTGAAAGCCGCCCCCGTCCCCAACGCCTTCTTCCAGAACTCCTTCCTTTCTGTAATTACCACTTAGATAACTCCCAGAAAGGAAAACTGTCCAGCTTGTGGTCCCTTTTGGAAAAGTAAAGGGAGAGTGCGCTAAATGAAAGAACCATGTTCTTAGGGAGGTTGCTTCTTCAGAGTCTCCCCCAGTGGAGAAATTTCAACTTTGAAGTGCGTTTTTTAGATAGGTGTGGTCTGTTCGTTCGCTTTTACTGTAGGCAGATTCACTGACAACGCAAATCAGATGTTACCTTCATGGTCTGGGACAGCAAacgaaatataattttaattgtattaatTTCATGAAGATTTAAAAGCCGAGTGTAattatcttgtattttttttaaaaagaaagccatgggaaaacattttaTGAAAGCCGTtgtatcatttctctttttttccttcttctgacaTTTGTCAAGTGTTGACTAGGCACCAGGCACTGTGGCAACCATTGTTACtcatattattatttcatttagttctcaAGGAGAAAAACCTGTAAGGAAGGGATTATCAATAGCATCATTTTACAGGTGCCCACAATGAACCTTTTATGAAAGTTAAGTGCCCAGCCCCTAGCCCTGGAACTTGGCTAGTAGTTGGTCAGGCTGGCTCCCCACTCAGTCCAAAACCACAGCCTGTGTCCTGAGCTACAGCACCAGACTGCCCCACTTTTCTTCCAAACCCTAAAATTTCTGAGGTAATCTTAAAACAGGAGTCAAAAATGCACACactaatttaaacaaacaaacaaaattctcaaagactaaaatatttcttaaaactaaGCACCTGGAATGTTAGGATGAAAATTCAAGCCCCAGACCCTACctgggaatattttattttctagtcttTAAAATAAGTGATAATGGAGGCATCTACCTCATAGTTTTGTTGTGGAATTAGAGACTTGTGAAATCTCTACACATGATAAAACACAATTGAACATTTATAACCATGATGTCATGTAGACATTAAGGGAACAGAGTGGAGAGCCAGACTACCTGGCCACTTGTTAGCTGTGTCACCTTGAGCATATTACTTTACCTCCACGagactcagttttcctcatctataaaacaggaataataataggATCTATTTCATGGGATTGTTGAGAGAGTTAAATGGTTTATGTATGTGAAATGGCTTATATGTAATGCATCTGGAATGATGTCTGGCATATGGTAGACACTATATACATATTGGTTCTAGTACTTTTAATATAACTTTAGCCCATTtgttgtattgtctttaattacattttattgttaaaaacacTTTAATTTAGGTAGCAAAGGATGTATCTGTGAGACTTCACCATGAATTGGAAAATGTGGAAGAAAAGCGAACAACAACAGAAGATgaaaatgagaaactgaggcaacaGCTTATAGAAGTTGAGATAGCAAAGCAAGCTCTGCAGAATGAACTGGAAAAAATGAAGGAGGTTAGTAATCAGTTATCTCATGGCGTGCTATATATATTTAGCTCTTCATAGAGTGTACCAAAGACTAATATGactgttaaaataattaaattttttatgatTATAGGACAGTTTGTTGTTCTCATCCAATATAGTAACAGATACATGATTTCATACTAATAAATAAGTAGCAAAGAAGAAATTCTGACCTCTACCCTGCCTCTGACTTGACATATATGGGCTGTGATGGATGCTTCATGTGTGATATCTAAATGgatgttaattaaataaattacacagCTATACCAAACACAAAGGATATCAAGAATATGAAGGAATAAGCCTTCTGTTAGTTGAGGGGAAGTGCTAATCCTGTGAGATTACTACTGAGTTCATAGAAGCACAGACTTTTAGGATGAAAAAGACCATAAAGGCCATTCCATCTAATCTAATCATTGCTTGATTCCTTCTTATAACAAAGCCCCCCCAAATGGTCTAATACTTAGAACTTCACCAGTGACTAGCCCTTAAGATCGTCTCCAGCAGCCATTTTTATCACAGCATAGCTCTGTTtaaggttttctttgttttgagttGAAATCTATCTACTTGTAACTTTAATAAATTCATCTCAGTCCTACCCTTTCGAGTACAAGAGTCAGAGTTCTCTTCCACATCAGCTATTAGAAAATTCCTACCATGTTTCCCCTGAATCTTCTCAAAGCACAAAATCAGTATCaaagaaaataatgagaataaaagaaacagaaagatgtaTCAAGAAATAATtagaactaacacaccattgtagagcaattatactccaataaagatgttttaaaaaaaaaaagaaatagctttgTGATAAGTAACAGTTTGAATTGAAATAATATTCTTCCTTGAAAACTGCCTGAAAATGTACAGAGCAACTTGTGAAAACCATTATTGAGAATTAGCAAATACACATGTGGTCCTCTGAACACTTCCTCTGCATAAATATgcagaatttaaatgaaaatccTAATCTTCCCATAGACTAACTGAGATATTGGCATGTTCCGTTGCTGTGTTTATCTCGAAATggtataaaaatataactaccgtGTAACAGTGAAAATATCAGTTGTCAATTAAGAATGTGTGGCAGGAATTTGTAGAACACTGTTTCAGTGGGGTAACCTGTTTTGTAATCTAAGTTTCTGCTTATATTATcctgaatttaaacatttttaacatgACAAATTAGGGCAGAATCAttgtactggggcttccctggtggcgcagtggttgagagtccgcctgccaatgctggggacacgggttcgtgccccggtctgggaagatcccacatgccgcggagcggctgggcccacgagccatggccgctgggccttcgcgtccggagcctgtgctccgcaacaggagagggccacagcagtgagaggcccgcataccgccaaaaaaaaa carries:
- the MTCL3 gene encoding protein SOGA3 translates to MSQPPTGGAAPATAAASAATAATEARLHPEGSSRKQQRAQSPARPRDNSVRQTTAATRSPVGAGTKLNSIRQQQLQQQQGNKTGSRTAPPASARGSGGGAEKAAPLAPKGAAPGAVQSLAGAEVAPVATLAPVGVRRPGASEEPPRELEPASSKLGEPPPLGEGGGGGGEGGGAGSGSGEREGGAPQPPPPPRGWRGKSVRAQPRGGSGAEGASPSPSTSSAGKTPGSGSRNSGIGVVGPGSGGGGSYWKEGCLQSELIQFHLKKERAAAAAAAAQMHSKNGGGGSNRSSPVAGAPAICEPLAVPPTSPMAAAAEGPQQGAEGSASGGGGMQAAAPPSSQPHPQQLQEQEEMQEEMEKLREENETLKNEIDELRTEMDEMRDTFFEEDACQLQEMRHELERANKNCRILQYRLRKAERKRLRYAQTGEIDGELLRSLEQDLKVAKDVSVRLHHELENVEEKRTTTEDENEKLRQQLIEVEIAKQALQNELEKMKELSLKRRGSKDLPKSEKKAQQTPTEEDNEDLKCQLQFVKEEAALMRKKMAKIDKEKDRFEHELQKYRSFYGDLDSPLPKGEAGGPPSTREAELKLRLRLVEEEANILGRKIVELEVENRGLKAELDDLKGDDFNGSANPLLREQSESLSELRQHLQLVEDETELLRRNVADLEEQNKRITAELNKYKYKSGGHESARHHDSAKTEALQEELKAARLQINELSGKVMQLQYENRVLMSNMQRYDLASHLGIRGSPRDSDAESDAGKKESDDDSRPPHRKREGPIGGESDSEEVRNIRCLTPTRSFYPAPGPWPKSFSDRQQMKDIRSEAERLGKTIDRLIADTSTIITEARIYVANGDLFGLMDEEDDGSRIREHELLYRINAQMKAFRKELQTFIDRLEVPKSTDDAGAEEPISVSQMFQPIILLILILVLFSSLSYTTIFKLVFLFTLFFVL